From Streptomyces zhihengii, the proteins below share one genomic window:
- a CDS encoding (2Fe-2S)-binding protein, which yields MTPDPAWRPTRRRPGGTPVTVVVDGRPLPAAPGDTVAAVMMLAGASFRRDRDGGPRAPLCNLGACFECAATVDGRPLTRTCLTPVREGMTVETRERR from the coding sequence ATGACCCCCGACCCGGCCTGGCGGCCCACCCGGCGGCGGCCCGGCGGCACCCCCGTCACCGTCGTCGTGGACGGGCGCCCCCTTCCCGCAGCCCCGGGCGACACGGTGGCGGCGGTCATGATGCTGGCGGGCGCCTCCTTCCGGAGGGACCGCGACGGCGGCCCCCGGGCGCCCCTGTGCAACCTCGGGGCCTGCTTCGAGTGCGCCGCCACCGTCGACGGCCGGCCGCTGACCCGCACCTGTCTCACACCGGTGCGCGAGGGCATGACCGTCGAGACGCGGGAGCGGCGATGA
- a CDS encoding nuclear transport factor 2 family protein produces MTDVHAEGHVRALIGDLYAALGDWDAFARRLDPRVTVWESDADGMLHGTGQVDALRTRRRAGLTAATVPLSVTPEDLLVDTWQDGAVARYVLRAAYPGHLSDQCYRVTDVLRRSDAGWHIVHHHSEALPREPAAAAGPRSTGGTTPPQAR; encoded by the coding sequence ATGACCGACGTACACGCCGAAGGGCACGTGCGCGCCCTGATAGGGGACCTCTACGCGGCGCTCGGCGACTGGGACGCGTTCGCCCGCCGGCTCGACCCGCGGGTCACCGTCTGGGAGAGCGACGCGGACGGGATGCTGCACGGCACCGGCCAGGTCGACGCCCTGCGCACACGGCGCCGGGCCGGCCTCACCGCCGCCACCGTGCCGCTCTCCGTGACCCCGGAGGACCTGCTCGTCGACACCTGGCAGGACGGCGCCGTCGCCCGCTACGTGCTGCGCGCGGCCTATCCGGGACACCTGTCCGACCAGTGCTACCGGGTGACCGACGTGCTGCGCCGCTCGGACGCCGGCTGGCACATCGTGCATCACCACTCCGAGGCGCTGCCGCGGGAGCCCGCCGCCGCCGCGGGGCCGCGGAGCACCGGTGGGACGACACCTCCGCAGGCGCGGTGA
- a CDS encoding FAD/NAD(P)-dependent oxidoreductase, giving the protein MTFDLAVVGAGPAGMAAALAAADRGLRVVVVDEQQRAGGQIFRRPPPSRDTAFRPSAGYAWAAGLIRRFDSDTRLTKRFGWSAVGALYDDDRPGVLELAVDRPGDGLRVIAARRLLIATGAYDLPVAFPGWTLPGVVMAGGAQTLVKAQHIAPVGDVVLAGAHPLLLLVADKLMREGVTVREVAFAQGVPKPAELVRALGAVPGHVRMLAEAGGIVAGLVRSGVRLSTRTVVTAAEGADRLSRVRLARLDRSGRTTGPARAVEAAHLVLGYGFSPSTDLARQLGCDLRWASARGGWVVAHDERLRTSVPHVLVAGEPSGVAGADHARAQGTLAGLVAAAELGHPVPAPAFAAARRAVRRAARFATVVQRLFAPDREALGRLATPDTLICRCEAVTRADLDACLAASPFISGVNALKLSCRAGMGPCQGRYCESGVASVLAAARGRHIGLGGSFAAHLPIRPVPLGDLRALDPDASGDRPGGDETPPGP; this is encoded by the coding sequence ATGACCTTCGACCTCGCCGTCGTCGGGGCCGGCCCGGCCGGCATGGCGGCCGCCCTCGCCGCCGCGGACCGGGGTCTGCGCGTCGTGGTCGTCGACGAGCAGCAGCGCGCCGGCGGCCAGATATTCCGGCGGCCGCCCCCCTCGCGCGACACCGCCTTCCGCCCCTCCGCCGGCTACGCCTGGGCCGCCGGCCTGATCCGCCGATTCGACTCCGACACCCGGCTGACCAAGCGATTCGGCTGGTCGGCGGTCGGGGCGCTGTACGACGACGACCGGCCCGGCGTCCTGGAGCTGGCCGTCGACCGCCCCGGCGACGGCCTGCGGGTGATCGCCGCGCGCAGGCTGCTGATCGCGACGGGCGCCTACGACCTCCCCGTGGCCTTCCCCGGGTGGACCCTGCCGGGCGTGGTCATGGCGGGTGGCGCGCAGACCCTGGTCAAGGCCCAGCACATCGCGCCCGTGGGCGATGTCGTCCTCGCGGGCGCGCACCCGCTGCTGCTGCTGGTGGCCGACAAGCTGATGCGCGAGGGCGTCACCGTCCGGGAGGTCGCCTTCGCGCAGGGCGTCCCGAAGCCGGCGGAGCTGGTCCGTGCACTCGGCGCCGTACCCGGCCACGTCCGGATGCTCGCGGAGGCCGGTGGCATCGTGGCGGGGCTCGTACGGAGCGGTGTGCGCCTGTCGACCCGTACCGTCGTCACCGCCGCGGAGGGCGCGGACCGCCTCTCGCGGGTCCGCCTCGCCCGCCTGGACCGGAGCGGGCGGACGACCGGCCCCGCACGCGCCGTCGAGGCCGCCCATCTCGTCCTCGGGTACGGGTTCTCCCCGTCGACGGACCTCGCCCGCCAGCTCGGGTGCGACCTGCGGTGGGCCTCGGCCCGCGGCGGCTGGGTGGTCGCCCACGACGAACGTCTGCGCACGTCCGTCCCCCATGTCCTCGTCGCGGGGGAGCCGTCCGGCGTCGCCGGCGCGGACCACGCCCGCGCCCAGGGAACCCTGGCGGGGCTGGTCGCCGCCGCGGAGCTCGGACACCCCGTGCCCGCCCCGGCCTTCGCCGCGGCGCGGCGCGCCGTGCGCCGGGCGGCCCGCTTCGCCACCGTCGTGCAGCGCCTGTTCGCACCGGACCGCGAGGCACTCGGGCGGCTCGCCACCCCGGACACGCTGATCTGCCGGTGCGAGGCGGTCACCCGTGCCGACCTCGACGCCTGCCTCGCCGCGTCCCCGTTCATCAGCGGAGTGAACGCGCTGAAGCTCTCCTGCCGTGCCGGCATGGGCCCGTGCCAGGGCCGCTACTGCGAGAGCGGCGTCGCCTCCGTCCTCGCCGCCGCCCGTGGGCGGCACATCGGCCTGGGCGGGAGTTTCGCCGCCCATCTGCCGATCCGGCCCGTCCCGCTCGGCGACCTCCGCGCCCTCGATCCGGACGCCTCGGGGGACCGCCCCGGCGGCGACGAGACGCCACCCGGGCCGTAG
- a CDS encoding NAD(P)/FAD-dependent oxidoreductase, with product MSERCDLVVVGGGLLGCLTAWIAARDGARVLLADKDQVNQHASGQNAGSLHFQLEYRMVEAGPEAARVAAEAMPLHLDAAARWARLEDEIGEPLGVRRAGGLMVAENADQVRTLRFKAELERSWGLDVRTLDRAELDVLAPYLAPGVVAANLSPLEGKADARTAAPAACRAAVRAGATVRTRCRLTGADRVPGGWDLTFRESDRAGRTQDRTVRTSAVVLAAGVWTTGLGALFHAELPTVPLALTMTVTSRIPRFLPHLVQHAGTRLSLKQSADGTVLVGGGWPARLARDADGAPAFDRKHHLVPRSVAGNAGAAVRTVPALERVPALRIWVGATTVAPDQLPLVGPVAGAPGVFVATGGSAFTLGPSFAHLLARLVSGRSPEIDLAPYDPARFTERSTV from the coding sequence ATGAGTGAGAGGTGCGACCTCGTGGTCGTCGGCGGCGGGCTGCTCGGCTGCCTCACCGCGTGGATCGCCGCCCGGGACGGCGCGCGGGTGCTGCTCGCCGACAAGGACCAGGTGAACCAGCACGCCTCCGGCCAGAACGCGGGCAGTCTCCACTTCCAGCTGGAGTACCGGATGGTCGAGGCCGGCCCCGAGGCCGCCCGCGTCGCCGCCGAGGCGATGCCCCTGCACCTCGACGCCGCGGCCCGGTGGGCGCGGCTGGAGGACGAGATCGGGGAACCGCTCGGGGTGCGCCGCGCCGGCGGGCTGATGGTCGCCGAGAACGCGGACCAGGTCCGGACGCTGCGGTTCAAGGCGGAGCTGGAACGCTCCTGGGGGCTCGACGTCCGCACCCTGGACCGCGCCGAACTCGACGTTCTCGCGCCCTATCTGGCACCAGGGGTCGTCGCCGCCAACCTCAGCCCTCTGGAGGGCAAGGCGGACGCCAGGACGGCTGCCCCCGCGGCCTGCCGTGCGGCCGTCCGGGCGGGTGCGACGGTACGCACCCGCTGCCGGCTGACCGGTGCCGACCGGGTGCCGGGCGGCTGGGACCTCACGTTCCGGGAGTCGGACCGCGCGGGACGGACGCAGGACCGCACCGTGCGGACGTCCGCGGTCGTCCTCGCCGCGGGTGTGTGGACGACGGGACTCGGCGCGCTGTTCCACGCCGAGCTCCCCACCGTGCCGCTCGCCCTCACCATGACGGTCACGTCCAGGATTCCGCGTTTCCTGCCCCATCTCGTCCAGCACGCCGGGACGCGGCTGTCCCTCAAGCAGTCGGCCGACGGCACGGTGCTCGTCGGCGGCGGCTGGCCGGCCCGGCTGGCCCGCGACGCCGACGGCGCGCCCGCGTTCGACCGCAAGCACCACCTCGTTCCGCGGTCCGTCGCGGGCAACGCCGGTGCCGCCGTGCGCACCGTCCCCGCGCTGGAACGGGTGCCCGCGCTGCGGATCTGGGTCGGGGCGACCACCGTCGCCCCGGACCAACTGCCCCTCGTCGGACCGGTCGCGGGTGCTCCGGGCGTGTTCGTCGCCACCGGTGGTTCGGCGTTCACCCTCGGCCCGAGCTTCGCGCACCTGCTGGCCCGCCTCGTCTCGGGCCGCTCGCCCGAGATCGACCTCGCCCCCTACGACCCGGCCCGCTTCACCGAGAGGAGCACGGTATGA
- a CDS encoding helix-turn-helix domain-containing protein, translating into MISQQLRMLRTTRGLSLRALAAETGVSATLLSQIERGVTEPSLATLRSLAAFFGESVSSLFDDQHSPPVWVSRPGERSTITGPRGRLRYERLTPSNGQMEVLRGVLAPGESTSDELWAHPSLECAFVLTGTLTVELGGESRTVVVGEAITFDGRQAHRYRNETPETVEFIVSVTPPNP; encoded by the coding sequence ATGATCAGTCAGCAACTGCGGATGCTTCGGACCACCCGCGGACTGAGCCTGCGGGCTCTGGCCGCCGAGACGGGTGTGTCGGCGACGTTGCTCAGTCAGATCGAACGAGGTGTGACGGAGCCGAGTCTGGCCACGCTGCGGAGCCTCGCCGCGTTCTTCGGCGAGTCCGTCTCCTCGCTCTTCGACGACCAGCACAGCCCGCCGGTGTGGGTGAGCCGCCCCGGCGAGCGCTCCACCATCACCGGGCCGCGCGGCCGGCTCCGCTACGAGCGTCTGACGCCGAGCAACGGGCAGATGGAGGTCCTGCGAGGGGTCCTCGCGCCGGGGGAGTCGACGTCCGACGAGCTGTGGGCGCACCCCTCGCTGGAATGCGCCTTCGTGCTCACGGGGACGCTCACGGTCGAACTCGGCGGCGAGAGCCGCACGGTGGTGGTGGGCGAGGCGATCACGTTCGACGGGCGTCAGGCGCACCGGTACCGCAACGAGACCCCGGAGACCGTCGAGTTCATCGTCTCGGTGACACCGCCCAACCCCTGA
- a CDS encoding MFS transporter, translated as MAVPAEIEPSDGRSLRRVVVSSSVGTAMEWYDYFLYVAGGTLLFDKLFFPQLSPAVGTIAALGTLAVGSLSKPLGGLIFGHLGDRLGRKTTLVLTLVLMGAATTLVGLLPTAATIGIWAPVLLIVLRFVQGLAAGGEWGGSVLLVAEHTPAHRRGFYTSMTQSGIALGFLAATGIFALFSGVLTQQQFESWGWRVPFLLSVFLVALGLYMRLRIGESPEFAALREEGKAARAPIAEVLRDHRKSSLVTIGARLGESGFSSLVQLAVLVYGVDVLGISPTVALLALMTGFGVEMVTMVAFGRLSDRVGRRPVYMAGAVAAALMAFPLVWMLGTENTLFVFLAVVLAFGVGHAGMIGAVPSFFTELFPANLRYSGMSVNLISGGITAVFPLAVSSLILLAGGSLWPLAGLLAVIALVGLLSTYWADETHHPAPTAVPGPERAPAVAAGPAD; from the coding sequence ATGGCTGTTCCCGCGGAAATCGAACCCTCCGACGGCCGATCCCTGCGCCGGGTCGTGGTGTCGAGCTCCGTCGGCACCGCGATGGAGTGGTACGACTACTTCCTGTACGTGGCCGGCGGCACCCTGCTGTTCGACAAGCTCTTCTTCCCGCAGCTCAGCCCCGCCGTCGGAACGATCGCCGCACTCGGCACGCTCGCGGTCGGCTCGCTGAGCAAGCCGCTGGGCGGCCTGATCTTCGGCCATCTCGGCGACCGGCTCGGCAGGAAGACCACCCTGGTGCTCACTCTGGTGCTCATGGGGGCGGCGACCACACTGGTCGGCCTGCTGCCCACCGCCGCGACCATCGGCATCTGGGCGCCGGTGCTGCTGATCGTGCTCCGCTTCGTCCAGGGTCTGGCCGCCGGCGGCGAATGGGGCGGCTCGGTACTCCTCGTGGCCGAGCACACCCCGGCGCACCGCCGCGGCTTCTACACCAGCATGACGCAGTCGGGGATCGCCCTCGGATTCCTCGCCGCGACCGGCATATTCGCCCTGTTCTCGGGCGTGCTGACCCAGCAGCAGTTCGAGAGCTGGGGCTGGCGCGTCCCCTTCCTGCTCAGCGTCTTCCTGGTGGCCCTCGGCCTCTACATGCGGCTCAGGATCGGCGAGAGCCCCGAGTTCGCCGCCCTCCGGGAGGAGGGCAAGGCCGCCCGCGCCCCGATCGCCGAGGTGCTGCGCGACCACCGCAAGAGCTCCCTGGTCACCATCGGCGCCCGCCTCGGCGAGTCGGGATTCTCCTCGCTCGTGCAGCTCGCCGTCCTCGTCTACGGCGTCGACGTGCTCGGCATCAGCCCGACCGTGGCCCTGCTGGCGCTGATGACCGGCTTCGGGGTCGAGATGGTGACCATGGTCGCGTTCGGACGGCTCAGCGACCGCGTCGGCCGCAGGCCCGTGTACATGGCGGGTGCGGTGGCGGCCGCCCTCATGGCCTTCCCCCTCGTCTGGATGCTGGGCACCGAGAACACCCTGTTCGTGTTCCTCGCCGTCGTCCTCGCCTTCGGTGTCGGGCACGCCGGAATGATCGGCGCCGTGCCGAGCTTCTTCACCGAGCTCTTCCCCGCGAACCTCCGCTACAGCGGGATGTCGGTCAACCTGATCTCCGGCGGCATCACCGCCGTGTTCCCGCTGGCCGTCTCCTCGCTGATCCTGCTCGCCGGCGGATCGCTCTGGCCCCTGGCCGGACTCCTCGCCGTGATCGCCCTCGTCGGTCTGCTCTCCACCTACTGGGCCGACGAGACCCACCACCCCGCACCCACCGCCGTCCCCGGGCCGGAGCGGGCCCCGGCCGTGGCAGCCGGCCCCGCGGACTGA
- a CDS encoding DUF1295 domain-containing protein: MAVLKRAAPFMVYAVVFAALASRSDVAVFAVVNLAVQLAVFAVAACVPAHRTGFMSYVDVAWPWGLAALGVQVLLFGDLTSPATVAVGAVYLLMGLRMGAWALRFMVIARLPAELPRYRYQRRRWERDGFRSERLSLQVEIMVQCGANASVLAIPALLATTPSASLGAVGLAAVALWAAFFALESAADRQKARFAARCRREGVRRTCDTGLWRHSRHPNYFGQWMQWNSLILLSLPTAAGQWSDAPAALGVLTLGGLVWISWTMYHTLVHYTGAVPAEHFSSRRRPDYAHYQRTTNRFFPGPRRPLGDGETTPGTGAVRGA; this comes from the coding sequence GTGGCCGTCCTGAAGCGAGCCGCGCCGTTCATGGTCTACGCAGTGGTGTTCGCCGCCCTCGCGTCCCGGAGCGATGTCGCGGTCTTCGCCGTCGTCAACCTGGCGGTTCAGCTCGCCGTGTTCGCGGTGGCCGCGTGCGTGCCCGCCCACCGGACCGGGTTCATGTCGTACGTGGACGTCGCCTGGCCGTGGGGCCTCGCGGCGCTCGGGGTCCAGGTCCTGCTCTTCGGCGACCTCACCTCCCCCGCGACCGTCGCGGTCGGAGCGGTCTATCTGCTGATGGGACTGCGCATGGGCGCGTGGGCCCTCCGCTTCATGGTGATCGCCCGGCTGCCCGCCGAACTGCCCCGCTACCGCTACCAGCGGCGCCGGTGGGAACGGGACGGCTTCCGCAGCGAGAGGCTGTCGCTCCAGGTCGAGATCATGGTGCAGTGCGGGGCCAACGCGTCGGTGCTGGCGATCCCCGCCCTCCTCGCCACCACGCCGTCGGCGTCCCTCGGAGCCGTGGGCCTGGCCGCCGTCGCCCTGTGGGCGGCGTTCTTCGCACTGGAGTCCGCGGCCGACCGGCAGAAGGCGCGGTTCGCCGCGCGGTGCCGGCGCGAGGGGGTGCGCCGCACCTGCGACACCGGCCTGTGGCGCCACAGCCGCCACCCCAACTACTTCGGTCAGTGGATGCAGTGGAACAGCCTGATCCTGCTGTCCCTCCCCACCGCGGCGGGCCAGTGGTCCGACGCGCCCGCAGCGCTCGGCGTACTCACCCTCGGGGGCCTGGTCTGGATCTCCTGGACGATGTACCACACGCTCGTCCACTACACGGGCGCCGTGCCCGCGGAGCACTTCAGCAGCCGCAGGCGCCCGGACTACGCGCACTACCAGCGCACGACCAACCGGTTCTTCCCCGGGCCCCGGCGACCGCTCGGCGACGGGGAGACCACACCCGGGACAGGAGCCGTCCGCGGCGCGTAG
- a CDS encoding dihydrodipicolinate synthase family protein has product MDRDTVTWRGYIPAVTTPFTRHGALDTGALHAQLAWLVDEGVHGAILAGTSGEWFSMSAGERAELFTAGARHRSAAFPVIGACNAFTPGEAVAHARAAQAAGLDGILLTPPPYVVPNRAEIVAFYRAVSDATDIPLTVYNWPRGCVVDMDTDLLSELADLENVVAVKNSTGDFSRFLEAMYALEGRVRYFGLPTDGLGADLALLGHGDGLMGTGGVLGRDHPGFWDAIDRGDRERALELGRRDRVLMREWFRPDYGARFGNQQAVIKTALRLRGVPAGFVRAPLLDLAPHETARVEATLRGLGVETVPLRDE; this is encoded by the coding sequence ATGGATCGCGACACCGTCACCTGGCGCGGGTACATACCCGCGGTCACCACACCGTTCACCCGCCACGGCGCCCTGGACACCGGGGCCCTGCACGCCCAGTTGGCGTGGCTCGTCGACGAGGGCGTCCACGGAGCGATCCTGGCGGGCACGAGCGGTGAGTGGTTCTCGATGTCGGCCGGGGAGCGGGCCGAGCTGTTCACCGCGGGCGCGCGGCACCGGAGCGCGGCGTTCCCCGTCATCGGGGCCTGCAACGCCTTCACCCCCGGGGAGGCCGTCGCGCACGCCCGCGCGGCACAGGCCGCAGGACTCGACGGCATCCTCCTCACCCCACCGCCCTACGTGGTGCCCAACCGCGCCGAGATCGTGGCCTTCTACCGGGCCGTCAGCGACGCGACCGACATCCCCCTCACGGTCTACAACTGGCCCCGGGGCTGCGTCGTGGACATGGACACCGACCTGCTGAGCGAGCTCGCCGACCTGGAGAACGTGGTCGCGGTCAAGAACTCGACGGGCGACTTCTCCCGGTTCCTGGAGGCGATGTACGCCCTGGAGGGCCGTGTGCGGTACTTCGGACTGCCCACCGACGGCCTCGGCGCCGACCTCGCGCTGCTCGGCCACGGGGACGGGCTGATGGGCACGGGCGGTGTCCTCGGCCGGGACCACCCGGGCTTCTGGGACGCGATCGACCGGGGCGACCGGGAGCGCGCCCTCGAACTGGGCCGCCGGGACCGCGTCCTGATGCGGGAGTGGTTCCGGCCCGACTACGGGGCCCGGTTCGGCAACCAGCAGGCCGTCATCAAGACCGCGCTGAGGCTGCGCGGCGTCCCGGCCGGATTCGTCCGGGCACCGCTGCTCGACCTCGCCCCGCACGAGACCGCCCGCGTGGAGGCGACCCTGCGCGGCCTCGGCGTCGAGACCGTGCCCCTGCGCGATGAGTGA
- a CDS encoding QsdR family transcriptional regulator — MMSPSQASPAPQAPPEPPAPLSPDDPVLRAAVAMFRRDGWIDARALAQEAGIGRATLYRRYGDRDRLLGEAIWSIATEEFARVHPRCRGRGADGIAELVHALLHTSARLPAMRRFVAEHADTALKVMTSRDGVMQHRMTSTLTQLIRTEIGEPEDTDAATLAYAVTRVGESFYYRELITGEPADIAAAAVVIRRILR; from the coding sequence ATGATGTCTCCCTCGCAAGCGTCGCCGGCCCCCCAGGCACCGCCGGAGCCCCCGGCGCCGCTCTCCCCGGACGACCCCGTACTGCGCGCCGCCGTCGCGATGTTCCGGCGCGACGGGTGGATCGACGCCCGCGCCCTGGCGCAGGAGGCCGGCATCGGCCGCGCCACCCTGTACCGGCGCTACGGGGACCGCGACCGGCTGCTCGGCGAGGCGATCTGGAGCATCGCCACCGAGGAGTTCGCCCGCGTGCACCCCCGCTGCCGCGGGCGGGGCGCCGACGGCATCGCCGAACTCGTCCACGCCCTGCTCCACACCAGTGCGCGACTCCCCGCGATGCGGCGCTTCGTCGCGGAGCACGCCGACACCGCCCTGAAGGTCATGACCTCCCGCGACGGGGTCATGCAGCACCGGATGACCTCCACGCTCACCCAGCTCATCCGGACCGAGATCGGCGAACCGGAGGACACCGACGCCGCGACCCTCGCCTATGCCGTCACACGGGTCGGCGAGTCCTTCTACTACCGCGAACTGATCACCGGCGAACCGGCCGACATCGCCGCCGCCGCGGTCGTGATCCGCCGCATCCTGCGGTGA
- a CDS encoding amidohydrolase family protein, with product MHAQPNDLVIAGARVFDGTSDHAPQQQAIWVSGDRIRRVGPVDEVLREASAADPRIIDAPDATVLPGLINMHVHLDLALPGDLARVAMLSDPELALHMAEEARLTLLAGVTTVRLTGTYGHLDFALRNSIESGRTLGPRIRTAGQLVCSTGGHGWQRSREADGPAGFASAVREQIKHGADFIKLAVSGGMAGEHEKVTTSQLRDDELDAVLEVAHAWGRKVTAHAGPAGPTVEAVRRGLDCVEHGYELTDELCRLMVERDVTYVPTITVTRCREFFQRHNMPVWMQDRALAWGDRHWESLENAVRHGVTIALGSDMPPHAEFDGTSATVRELEFMVEAGMTPHAALVAATSAGARWLDMDGEIGCVREGALADLVLVAGDPLRDISAMRDLRMVVKGGRTVLDRRTR from the coding sequence ATGCACGCACAGCCGAACGACCTGGTGATCGCCGGGGCACGTGTCTTCGACGGCACCTCGGACCACGCTCCGCAGCAGCAGGCCATCTGGGTCAGCGGGGACCGCATCCGACGGGTGGGCCCCGTCGACGAGGTCCTGCGCGAGGCGTCCGCCGCCGACCCGCGGATCATCGACGCGCCCGACGCCACCGTGCTCCCCGGGCTGATCAACATGCACGTCCATCTGGACCTCGCCCTCCCCGGCGACCTGGCCCGCGTGGCCATGCTCAGCGACCCCGAACTCGCCCTGCACATGGCGGAGGAGGCACGCCTCACCCTCCTCGCCGGCGTCACCACCGTGCGCCTGACCGGCACCTACGGGCACCTCGACTTCGCGCTCCGCAACTCGATCGAGAGCGGCCGCACCCTCGGACCGCGGATCCGCACGGCCGGTCAGCTCGTCTGCTCCACCGGCGGTCACGGGTGGCAGCGCAGCCGCGAGGCCGACGGCCCCGCCGGCTTCGCGAGCGCGGTCCGCGAACAGATCAAGCACGGGGCCGACTTCATCAAGCTCGCCGTGTCCGGCGGCATGGCCGGAGAGCACGAGAAGGTGACGACCTCGCAGCTCCGTGACGACGAACTCGACGCCGTGCTCGAGGTCGCGCACGCCTGGGGACGCAAGGTGACGGCCCACGCCGGCCCCGCCGGACCCACCGTCGAGGCCGTCCGCCGCGGCCTCGACTGCGTCGAGCACGGCTACGAACTGACCGACGAGCTGTGCCGGCTGATGGTCGAGCGCGATGTCACCTACGTGCCCACCATCACCGTCACCCGGTGCAGGGAGTTCTTCCAGCGGCACAACATGCCCGTCTGGATGCAGGACCGCGCGCTCGCCTGGGGGGACCGCCACTGGGAGAGCCTGGAGAACGCCGTCCGTCACGGCGTCACCATCGCCCTGGGCAGCGACATGCCGCCGCACGCCGAGTTCGACGGCACCTCGGCGACCGTGCGCGAACTCGAGTTCATGGTGGAGGCGGGGATGACCCCGCACGCCGCCCTCGTCGCCGCCACCTCGGCCGGCGCCCGCTGGCTGGACATGGACGGCGAGATCGGATGCGTCCGCGAAGGCGCCCTCGCCGACCTCGTCCTGGTGGCGGGCGACCCGCTCCGGGACATCTCCGCGATGCGCGACCTGCGCATGGTGGTCAAGGGGGGCCGCACGGTCCTCGACCGGCGGACGCGATGA